The Vicia villosa cultivar HV-30 ecotype Madison, WI linkage group LG1, Vvil1.0, whole genome shotgun sequence genome includes a region encoding these proteins:
- the LOC131611121 gene encoding F-box protein SKIP22-like yields MKLRLRSFESKETLKIEVPDPCSLQQLKSTISTILSSSSSLHLSLNRKDEINPPSPTDSLHSLGIATGDLIFYTFNPTAFSSQTLPHKPAPQQHTPPIPLEKPAEVQTLEMVDASDETAELAEKNNSEPDFVKTILKEALGDDVSDFKLLVFAVHAFILESGFVRVDGVSSKGKGKEIGDVSSSSSMISLRYTLPEIVSKGLSHAVNLKIQTLGNFVNVYGSLLDDVGARVHRVYLDKFRFAKPLKLMLANSEPNGSASVGVSVDVNDGGDDEAFELWKIVKDKLALPLLIDLCDKAGLELPPCFMRLPMELKLLIFEYLSGDDLAKVCCTCSEMSYLASNDELWRKKFEEEFGDRMNGMKFFKNLFAHYRAMKKKSEQPPLPFRNPRYGIMRYFQRRRGPHPFGVPPIWGGEYDLQPNFGLNLPPTYTPRRTFFPPCHLGEF; encoded by the coding sequence ATGAAACTCAGACTCAGATCTTTCGAATCcaaagaaaccctaaaaatcGAAGTTCCCGATCCATGTTCTCTTCAACAACTCAAATCCACAATTTCCACCATcctctcttcctcttcctctcttcATCTTTCACTCAATCGAAAAGACGAAATCAACCCTCCCTCTCCCACCGATTCCCTCCACTCACTCGGCATCGCCACCGGCGACCTCATCTTCTACACTTTCAACCCCACCGCCTTCTCCTCTCAAACCCTCCCCCACAAACCCGCCCCGCAACAACATACCCCTCCAATTCCCTTAGAAAAGCCTGCAGAAGTGCAAACCCTAGAAATGGTGGATGCGTCCGATGAAACCGCGGAATTGGCGGAGAAGAACAATTCGGAACCTGATTTCGTGAAAACGATTCTTAAAGAAGCGCTTGGCGATGATGTTAGCGATTTCAAGCTATTGGTGTTTGCAGTTCATGCTTTTATTCTCGAATCTGGGTTTGTTCGCGTTGATGGAGTTTCGAGTAAGGGTAAGGGGAAGGAGATTGGTGAcgtgtcttcttcttcttcaatgatATCTTTGAGGTATACACTTCCTGAAATTGTGTCCAAAGGTTTATCTCATGCTGtgaatttaaaaattcaaacttTAGGTAATTTTGTGAATGTTTATGGATCTTTGTTGGATGACGTTGGTGCTAGGGTTCATAGGGTTTATTTAGATAAATTTAGGTTTGCTAAACCTTTAAAATTGATGCTAGCAAATTCTGAACCTAATGGTAGTGCTAGTGTTGGTGTTAGTGTTGATGTTAATGATGGTGGTGACGATGAAGCTTTTGAATTGTGGAAGATAGTGAAAGATAAGCTTGCATTGCCACTTTTGATTGATCTTTGTGATAAAGCTGGATTGGAGCTTCCGCCTTGTTTTATGCGACTTCCCATGGAGCTTAAGCTTTTGATATTTGAGTATCTTTCGGGTGATGATTTGGCTAAAGTGTGTTGCACTTGTTCGGAGATGTCGTACCTTGCGTCGAATGATGAGTTATGGAGGAAAAAGTTTGAAGAGGAGTTTGGAGATAGGATGAATGGTATGAAGTTTTTTAAGAACTTGTTTGCGCATTATCGGGCAATGAAGAAGAAATCAGAACAACCGCCACTACCTTTTCGAAATCCTCGGTATGGTATTATGAGATACTTTCAAAGGAGAAGAGGTCCTCATCCTTTTGGAGTGCCTCCAATTTGGGGTGGGGAGTATGATCTGCAGCCAAATTTTGGTCTGAATCTTCCCCCTACATACACACCGAGGCGAACTTTCTTTCCTCCATGTCATCTGGGAGAATTTTAA